Proteins co-encoded in one Rhodococcus sp. PAMC28707 genomic window:
- a CDS encoding ATP-binding cassette domain-containing protein, producing MIEVKGLTKQFGNTTAVEDLTFTVKPGIVTGFLGPNGAGKSTTMRMILGLDRPTSGVALIEGKPYNKIKQPLRTVGALLDAKWVHPNRSARAHLEWMAASNDIAKSRVDEVLRLVGLTDVAKKNAGGFSLGMSQRLGLAGALLGDPKVLLFDEPVNGLDPEGIVWIRKFMQRLAAEGRTVLVSSHLLSEMAQTAENLVVIGRGKLIFDSSVQDFIDHASEASVRVRSPQLDALRSALTSAGLTVREPDSAEELQPSLVVVDSSTDAIGDIAGRAGIVLHELSSQRGSLEEAFMKLTGHDVQFHGEGAEDPNIQQAMGGSL from the coding sequence ATGATCGAAGTCAAAGGACTGACCAAACAGTTCGGAAACACCACGGCGGTCGAAGACCTGACCTTCACGGTGAAGCCGGGCATCGTCACGGGCTTCCTCGGACCAAACGGTGCGGGCAAGTCGACGACCATGCGCATGATCCTCGGATTGGACCGCCCCACCAGTGGGGTGGCGCTGATCGAGGGCAAGCCCTACAACAAGATCAAGCAGCCGCTCCGGACGGTCGGTGCGCTGCTGGATGCGAAGTGGGTGCATCCCAACCGGTCTGCGCGGGCACATCTCGAGTGGATGGCCGCGTCCAACGATATCGCGAAGTCTCGAGTGGACGAGGTGCTTCGGCTCGTCGGCCTCACCGACGTCGCGAAGAAGAATGCGGGCGGGTTTTCACTTGGTATGTCACAGCGACTCGGTCTTGCCGGTGCGCTTCTGGGTGATCCGAAAGTCCTTCTTTTCGACGAGCCGGTCAACGGTCTCGACCCCGAAGGCATCGTCTGGATTCGCAAATTCATGCAGCGTCTCGCCGCCGAAGGCCGAACGGTCCTCGTTTCGAGTCACCTGCTGTCCGAAATGGCTCAGACAGCAGAGAATCTGGTGGTGATCGGTCGCGGAAAGCTGATTTTCGATTCGTCGGTCCAGGATTTCATCGACCACGCGTCCGAGGCCTCGGTCCGAGTTCGAAGCCCGCAGCTCGACGCGCTTCGTAGTGCGTTGACCTCCGCCGGATTGACTGTGCGCGAACCGGATTCGGCAGAGGAGCTTCAGCCCTCGCTCGTCGTCGTCGACTCGTCCACCGACGCGATCGGTGACATCGCCGGCCGTGCCGGCATTGTGTTGCACGAGTTGTCCTCGCAGCGTGGGTCGTTGGAGGAAGCGTTCATGAAGCTCACCGGACACGATGTGCAATTCCACGGCGAAGGTGCCGAAGATCCGAACATTCAGCAAGCGATGGGTGGTTCACTCTGA
- a CDS encoding ABC transporter permease, with protein MGVLAAERIKITSTKSPWWCTIAIIVLGLGLAAIVGITSKLGIDSYNNQVAQGDTPDFEPFFPSAFEAVGSGVGGFGALVLMILAALTVTSEYRFGVIRTTFQAIPNRAAVLTSKALLIGVFGFLLSLVLGLGAFYLAKATAGSDAGRLLSFDTDGTWRVIYGTAILAFLQVIIAVGVGALLRQSAGAIALLLLWPLVIENLFGLFGSFGRAVQPFLPWANTSNFLGQDSGIDFHWGPIGSLIYFIVFTAVIFGAAVLVTNRRDA; from the coding sequence ATGGGTGTCCTGGCAGCGGAACGAATCAAAATCACCTCGACCAAGTCGCCGTGGTGGTGCACGATAGCCATTATCGTGCTCGGACTCGGTTTGGCGGCGATCGTCGGCATCACGTCCAAATTGGGTATCGATTCTTACAACAATCAAGTTGCACAGGGTGATACGCCCGACTTCGAACCGTTCTTTCCGTCCGCGTTCGAGGCGGTAGGCAGCGGTGTCGGCGGATTCGGGGCATTGGTGCTCATGATCCTGGCGGCATTGACGGTCACCAGCGAATACCGCTTCGGCGTCATCAGGACCACCTTTCAGGCCATCCCGAACCGAGCCGCAGTACTGACGTCAAAGGCCCTGCTGATCGGGGTCTTCGGCTTCTTGCTCAGTTTGGTTCTCGGCCTCGGAGCGTTCTACCTTGCCAAGGCGACCGCAGGGTCCGACGCCGGAAGGTTGCTGAGCTTCGACACCGACGGCACCTGGCGCGTCATCTACGGCACGGCCATTCTGGCGTTCCTTCAGGTCATCATCGCGGTCGGTGTCGGTGCGCTGCTTCGGCAGTCGGCGGGTGCTATCGCACTACTGCTGCTGTGGCCGTTGGTCATCGAAAATCTGTTCGGATTGTTCGGCTCGTTCGGTCGTGCGGTTCAACCGTTCCTGCCGTGGGCGAACACCAGCAACTTCCTCGGTCAGGACAGCGGCATCGACTTCCACTGGGGGCCCATCGGTAGTCTGATCTACTTCATCGTGTTCACCGCGGTCATCTTCGGTGCTGCAGTGTTGGTGACGAATCGTCGAGACGCCTGA
- a CDS encoding M28 family peptidase translates to MRRTTLLAGFAAGMLVVAGCSSSSDEDQPAISAPTPVATADGRGLADAVTEEGVIAHLEQLERIATDNNGNRAAGTPGYDASVDYVVDQLESAGFAVETPEFEFDQFTADTQRLSAGEQKLPVNALTYSPSSPPNGITARVVLAPADGSPGCEATDYDGLEVSGAIVVVDRGVCPFGAKQTVAAELGAVAIIVVNNEPGPLDGGTLGSADIAKIPAGGVSAEDGPIVASAPELTLTLDTETTTTKSRNVIAQTKTGSTENVVVAGAHLDSVPEGPGINDNGSGTAAVLETALKMGSEPDITNAVRFAFWGAEEPGLVGSTEYVDGLSEEDEAAIALYLNFDMIASHNAGYLAYDGDNSDKVGAPAGPPGSEAIERVFLERLQQEGIAADGTDFDGRSDYGPFIDIGIPSGGVFSGADETKSPEQAAKWGGTAEETFDQNYHTAEDTLANIDRTALGSNASAVAFGIGTFAQEIDGPNGVPSGAARTEARSGE, encoded by the coding sequence ATGCGACGGACAACCCTTCTGGCAGGTTTCGCAGCAGGCATGCTCGTGGTGGCCGGTTGTTCCTCGTCTTCGGATGAGGATCAACCGGCCATCTCTGCTCCTACCCCGGTTGCGACAGCAGACGGCAGGGGGCTTGCCGACGCCGTCACCGAGGAGGGCGTCATCGCTCACCTGGAACAACTCGAGCGAATTGCCACCGACAACAACGGCAATCGCGCAGCGGGTACTCCTGGATACGACGCGAGCGTCGACTATGTCGTCGATCAGCTCGAGTCTGCCGGATTCGCGGTGGAGACACCCGAATTCGAGTTCGATCAATTCACCGCCGATACCCAACGGCTCTCTGCAGGTGAGCAGAAGCTGCCGGTCAACGCTCTGACCTATTCGCCGTCGTCTCCGCCGAATGGCATCACCGCACGGGTGGTTCTCGCCCCGGCCGACGGTTCACCTGGTTGCGAAGCAACAGATTACGACGGTCTCGAGGTGTCCGGTGCCATCGTCGTCGTCGACCGGGGCGTGTGTCCGTTCGGCGCGAAACAGACCGTCGCAGCAGAGCTGGGTGCTGTCGCGATCATCGTGGTGAACAACGAGCCAGGACCGCTCGACGGTGGCACGCTCGGTAGCGCCGACATCGCGAAGATTCCCGCCGGTGGCGTCAGCGCCGAAGACGGACCGATCGTGGCGTCGGCGCCGGAATTGACGCTCACTCTCGACACCGAAACTACAACCACCAAGAGTCGCAACGTCATTGCGCAAACCAAGACGGGCAGCACCGAGAACGTCGTCGTCGCGGGCGCTCACCTCGACAGCGTTCCCGAGGGGCCGGGCATCAACGACAACGGCAGTGGCACGGCCGCGGTTCTCGAGACGGCCCTGAAGATGGGAAGCGAACCGGACATCACCAACGCTGTACGTTTCGCGTTCTGGGGGGCCGAGGAGCCTGGGCTCGTCGGGTCGACCGAATATGTCGACGGGCTGAGCGAGGAGGACGAAGCGGCAATCGCGCTGTATCTGAATTTCGACATGATTGCCTCGCACAACGCCGGCTACCTCGCCTACGACGGCGACAACTCGGACAAAGTCGGCGCTCCGGCGGGTCCGCCGGGATCGGAAGCGATCGAGCGGGTATTTCTCGAGCGTCTGCAGCAGGAGGGCATCGCCGCCGACGGGACCGACTTCGACGGCCGCTCAGATTACGGCCCGTTCATCGACATCGGGATTCCATCCGGGGGAGTGTTCAGCGGTGCGGACGAGACGAAATCGCCCGAACAGGCGGCTAAATGGGGTGGGACGGCAGAGGAGACGTTCGACCAGAATTACCACACCGCCGAAGACACCCTCGCCAATATCGACCGAACAGCCTTGGGCTCGAATGCATCGGCTGTAGCGTTCGGCATCGGAACTTTCGCGCAGGAGATCGACGGCCCGAACGGAGTTCCCTCGGGGGCGGCACGTACCGAGGCGCGGTCAGGAGAATGA